GACCATGACGATGCCGAGCCCGGCGCCGAGCAGGGTCAGCCACAGCGGCAGCAGTCCGGTGCCGCCGTCGGCGCTCAGCGTCGCCATGCCGAACATCGCCGTGGCGGCGGACAGCAGCCCGCCCAGGATCGGCCAGCGCAGGCCGAACCGGTCGAACAGGCGGCTGGCCAGCGGCGGGCCGACCGCGAGCAGCGCGGTCAGCGGCAACAGCTGCAGCCCGGCCTCCAGCGCGGTGAACCCGTGCACGCCCTGCACGTAGAAGGTCAGGAAGAACATCACGCCGAACATCGCCAACGCCATGATCAGCATCACCACGGTGCCCACCGACAGCGGCACCGAGCGGAACATGCTCATCGGCATCAGCGGGTGCGGCGCGCGCAGCTGCCAGAGCACGAAGGCCACGCCGAACACCACCCCGGCCAGGCCGGGGACCACGGTCGCCGTGGACGTCCAGCCGTGCTCGGGGGCGAACACCAGCGCCAGCACGATCCCGAAGGTGCAGACGGTGAGCAGCGCGACGCCGAGCAGGTCGAAGGAGGACGAGTCGTCGGTGGGCCGGTTCGGCGGCAGGTAGCGCACGCCGAGGGTCAACGCGAGGACGCCGACCGGCAGGTTGACGAAGAACGCCGCCTGCCAGTCGAAGGAGGACACCAGCAGGCCGCCGACGATCGGTCCGGCCGCCGCCGAAGTGCCGATCAGGCCGGAGAAGACGCCGAGCGCGCGGTTGAGCAGGGTCGCCGGGAACGCCGCGCGCAGCATGCCGAGCGCGGCGGGCATCAGGGCGGCGCCGAACGCGCCCTGCACCACCCGGAACCCGATCAGCATGCCGGTGCCCGAGGACAGGCCGATGGCCACGGAGGACACGGTGAACCCGGCGACGCCGACCAGGTAGAGCCTGCGGTGCCCGAGCCGGTCGGCGAGCTTGCCCGCGGTGATCAGGCAGACCGCGAGGCCGAGCAGGTAGCCGTGGGTGACCCACTGCAGCTCGGCGAGCGTCGCGCCGAGACTGGTGCCGATCGCCGGGTTGGCGACGGCGACGATGGTGCCGTCCAGGGCGACCATCATGATGCCGAAGGCGATCACCACCAGGCTGCGCCACGGGTTCTCCTGCGGCGTGGTTCTCGGTTCGGCTGTGCTGGCGACGGACACCGTTCTCCTTCGGTCGGGATTCGGCGGGAGCATGACATCCCGGTCTGACAGTCAACCCGCGCGCGCCCGTCGGCGACACGGATTTTCCCCGAGGTGAACTCGGGGAATCCCCCGCGTTCACCGACGTTGGAACCCGTGTGGCGCTTCCTTCCCGGATCTCCGTGCTCGATCGCTCCCTGCTGCGCTCCGGCGGTGACGGGGGCGCGGCGCTGCGGGCGACCGTGCGCTTCGCCCAGCGGGCCGAGGAGCTGGGCTACCACCGGTTCTGGGTGGCCGAGCACCACGGCGTGCCGGGGGTCGCGGGCTCGGCGCCGACCGTGCTCGCGGCCGCGGTGGCGTCGGCGACCACGCGGATCAGGGTCGGCACCGGCGGGGTGATGCTGCCCAACCACCAGCCGCTGGTGGTGGCGGAGCAGTTCGGCGTGCTGGAGTCGCTGTTCCCCGGGCGGATCGACATGGGGCTGGGTCGCTCGGTCGGGTTCACCTCGGGCGTCCGCCGCGCCCTCGGCCGCGACAAGTCGGCGGCGGAGGGCTTCCCCGGCCAGCTCGCCGAGCTGCTGGGCTACTTCACCGGTCCGTCAGCGACCGGGGTGCGGGCGAACCCCGCCCTGGGCCTGCGGGTGTCGCCGTTCGTGCTCGCCACGGGCGCGGGCGCGGACA
The window above is part of the Allokutzneria albata genome. Proteins encoded here:
- a CDS encoding DHA2 family efflux MFS transporter permease subunit, producing MSVASTAEPRTTPQENPWRSLVVIAFGIMMVALDGTIVAVANPAIGTSLGATLAELQWVTHGYLLGLAVCLITAGKLADRLGHRRLYLVGVAGFTVSSVAIGLSSGTGMLIGFRVVQGAFGAALMPAALGMLRAAFPATLLNRALGVFSGLIGTSAAAGPIVGGLLVSSFDWQAAFFVNLPVGVLALTLGVRYLPPNRPTDDSSSFDLLGVALLTVCTFGIVLALVFAPEHGWTSTATVVPGLAGVVFGVAFVLWQLRAPHPLMPMSMFRSVPLSVGTVVMLIMALAMFGVMFFLTFYVQGVHGFTALEAGLQLLPLTALLAVGPPLASRLFDRFGLRWPILGGLLSAATAMFGMATLSADGGTGLLPLWLTLLGAGLGIVMVGATDAVIGNAPVSLAGVASGMQQTLLQLGGSLGTAILGAVVSGHVGGNLAGQLTAAGAPTPTPAQVAEWQTVVAQGGVVIPPGTAPATAQAITHASHLTFVNGMSLAFVVAGVALTLAAAISALLKRGEPTGEAVVHV
- a CDS encoding MsnO8 family LLM class oxidoreductase; the encoded protein is MALPSRISVLDRSLLRSGGDGGAALRATVRFAQRAEELGYHRFWVAEHHGVPGVAGSAPTVLAAAVASATTRIRVGTGGVMLPNHQPLVVAEQFGVLESLFPGRIDMGLGRSVGFTSGVRRALGRDKSAAEGFPGQLAELLGYFTGPSATGVRANPALGLRVSPFVLATGAGADTAAALGLPLVIGGPRVEEPIARYRERFRPSPWSAAPYVVVSATVAVADTAEQARRLLVSEAWSTAYSQTHGVFPPLAHPDEVLGADMTAREQELFERAMSNQIHGTAPEVASALEKLTHRTGADEILVTTSGFDREALLDSYRGLAGLMTTLP